A genomic region of Dickeya solani IPO 2222 contains the following coding sequences:
- a CDS encoding beta-galactosidase: protein MSTASAYVPLSGISLADILARRDWENPACPHVRRLDAHPPFSSWRRLDAARDDQSSDRRQQLNGAWTFSYFPRPEAVPEQWLTQDLTNADAIAVPSNWQLAGYDAPIYTNIKYPIPVNPPFVPQDNPTGCYSLTFSVNADWLTQGQTRIVFDGVNSAFHLWCNGKWVGYSQDSRLPAEFDLTPCLQPGENRLAVMVLRWSDGTYLEDQDMWRMSGIYRDVYLLHKPAVHLRDVQLTTPLRHSYTQGSLCVTAQANLPEDQAQAWRLNVQLWRGRQLVGERCAPFGTPAIDERGTYHDRVSLQIEVERPALWSVEEPNLYRAVVALEHADGTLAEAEAYDVGFREVAIRNGLLLLNGQPLLIRGVNRHEHHPQRGQAIDEATMRQDILLMKQHNFNAVRCSHYPNHPLWYRLCDRYGLYVVDEANIETHGMQPMSRLSDDPRWLPAYAERVTRMVQRDRNHPCIIIWSLGNESGYGPTHSALYQWVKQQDPSRPVQYEGGGANTPATDILCPMYARVDQDQPFPAVPKWSIKKWIGLPGENRPLILCEYAHAMGNSVGGFDRYWQAFRQHPRLQGGFVWDWVDQALVREQDGKPHWAYGGDFGDKPNDRQFCLNGLVFPDRTPHPALYEAQRAQQFFQFTHTENAPLTLTVTSEYLFRHSDNEELRWRIMQDDVQLSSGVVPLNIAPQGCQTVTLLDRLPAPQHHADMWLTVEVVQPNATDWSPAGHRCAWDQWPLPMPLAHSAPYRDDGECPTLTRDDDRFDIIHGQQRWSFDRHSGLLTQWWRDGQPQLLSPLQDNLTRAPLDNDIGISEVDRIDPNAWVERWKLAGLYQYETDCRQIRADTLSDSVLITTEHVGQYQQQALFISRKQWRIDAQGVLTVSVEVDVARHLPPLARIGLCGQLAVVNPQVSWLGLGPHENYPDRRLAALHGRWQQPLEAMHTPYIFPSENGLRCHTRELRYGDWLIEGDFHFGIGRYSLQQLMDCTHQHLLQPEPGTWLNLDGFHMGIGGDDSWSPSVAPDFLLTTPRYRYQLQLRLQ from the coding sequence ATGTCCACTGCTTCCGCTTACGTTCCGCTGTCCGGCATCTCGCTGGCGGATATTCTGGCCAGACGCGACTGGGAAAATCCGGCTTGCCCTCACGTTCGCCGGCTGGACGCCCATCCGCCGTTTTCCAGTTGGCGCCGTCTCGACGCTGCGCGTGATGACCAGTCTTCCGATCGGCGTCAGCAGTTGAACGGCGCATGGACCTTCAGCTATTTCCCGCGCCCGGAAGCGGTGCCGGAACAATGGCTGACGCAAGACCTGACCAACGCTGACGCCATCGCCGTGCCATCCAACTGGCAGTTGGCGGGCTACGATGCGCCGATTTACACCAACATCAAATACCCGATACCGGTCAACCCGCCATTCGTCCCGCAAGACAACCCTACAGGTTGTTATTCGCTCACATTTTCAGTTAACGCCGACTGGCTGACACAGGGCCAGACCCGCATCGTGTTCGACGGCGTCAACTCCGCCTTCCACCTGTGGTGCAACGGCAAATGGGTCGGCTACTCCCAGGACAGCCGGCTGCCGGCGGAGTTCGACCTGACGCCCTGCCTGCAACCGGGAGAAAACCGGCTGGCGGTGATGGTGCTGCGCTGGTCTGACGGCACCTATCTGGAAGATCAGGACATGTGGCGCATGAGCGGCATTTACCGCGATGTCTACCTGCTGCACAAACCGGCGGTACATCTGCGCGATGTGCAACTCACCACCCCGCTGCGCCACAGCTACACCCAGGGCTCGCTGTGCGTGACAGCGCAGGCCAACCTGCCGGAAGATCAGGCGCAGGCGTGGCGACTGAATGTACAACTGTGGCGCGGCAGGCAACTGGTGGGTGAACGCTGTGCGCCGTTCGGCACGCCGGCGATCGACGAACGCGGCACCTATCACGACCGGGTGAGCCTGCAAATAGAGGTGGAGCGGCCTGCGCTGTGGAGCGTGGAAGAGCCCAATCTGTATCGGGCGGTGGTGGCGCTGGAGCACGCCGACGGCACGCTGGCGGAAGCGGAAGCCTATGACGTCGGCTTTCGCGAGGTCGCTATCCGTAACGGCCTGCTGCTGCTTAATGGTCAGCCACTGCTGATTCGCGGCGTCAACCGCCATGAACATCACCCGCAACGCGGTCAGGCCATCGACGAAGCGACCATGCGGCAGGATATTCTGCTCATGAAGCAGCACAACTTCAACGCGGTGCGCTGCTCCCATTACCCCAATCATCCGTTGTGGTATCGGCTGTGCGACCGCTACGGCCTGTACGTGGTGGACGAAGCCAATATCGAGACCCACGGCATGCAGCCGATGAGCCGCCTGTCCGATGATCCGCGCTGGCTGCCGGCTTACGCCGAGCGGGTCACCCGCATGGTCCAGCGCGACCGCAACCATCCCTGCATCATTATCTGGTCGCTGGGCAACGAGTCCGGCTACGGCCCGACCCACAGCGCGCTCTATCAGTGGGTGAAACAACAGGACCCGAGCCGGCCGGTGCAATACGAAGGCGGCGGCGCCAACACACCCGCCACCGATATTCTGTGCCCGATGTATGCCCGGGTGGATCAGGACCAGCCGTTCCCGGCGGTGCCGAAATGGTCGATAAAAAAATGGATCGGTCTGCCAGGAGAAAACCGGCCGCTGATTCTGTGCGAATACGCGCACGCTATGGGCAACAGCGTTGGTGGGTTCGACCGTTACTGGCAGGCGTTCCGCCAGCATCCGCGCCTGCAAGGTGGCTTCGTCTGGGACTGGGTGGATCAGGCGCTGGTGCGTGAGCAGGATGGTAAACCGCACTGGGCCTACGGCGGCGATTTCGGCGATAAACCCAATGATCGTCAGTTCTGCCTCAACGGTCTGGTGTTCCCCGACCGCACGCCGCACCCGGCGCTGTATGAAGCCCAGCGCGCTCAACAGTTTTTCCAGTTCACCCACACTGAGAACGCCCCGCTGACGCTGACCGTCACCAGCGAATACCTGTTCCGCCATAGCGATAACGAAGAACTGCGCTGGCGCATCATGCAGGATGACGTCCAACTGTCGTCGGGCGTTGTGCCGCTCAATATCGCACCGCAGGGCTGCCAGACCGTCACGTTGCTCGATCGGTTGCCTGCGCCGCAGCACCACGCCGACATGTGGCTGACAGTGGAGGTGGTTCAGCCGAATGCGACCGACTGGTCGCCCGCCGGGCACCGTTGCGCCTGGGATCAATGGCCATTGCCGATGCCGCTGGCGCACTCAGCGCCATACCGCGACGACGGCGAATGTCCAACCCTGACTCGGGATGATGACCGTTTCGATATCATCCACGGCCAGCAACGCTGGAGCTTCGATCGACACAGCGGTCTGCTGACACAGTGGTGGCGCGACGGGCAGCCACAGTTGCTAAGCCCGTTGCAGGACAACCTGACGCGCGCGCCGCTGGATAACGATATCGGCATCAGCGAAGTGGACCGTATCGACCCGAACGCCTGGGTGGAACGCTGGAAGCTGGCCGGGCTGTACCAATACGAAACCGACTGCCGGCAGATCCGCGCCGACACGCTCAGCGACAGCGTGCTGATCACCACCGAACACGTCGGCCAGTATCAGCAACAGGCGCTGTTCATCAGCCGTAAGCAGTGGCGTATTGACGCGCAAGGCGTGTTGACGGTGAGTGTAGAGGTAGATGTTGCCCGTCACCTGCCGCCGCTGGCGCGCATCGGCCTCTGTGGTCAACTGGCGGTGGTCAACCCACAGGTGAGCTGGCTGGGCCTTGGCCCGCACGAAAACTATCCCGATCGCCGCCTCGCCGCGCTGCACGGCCGCTGGCAGCAACCGCTGGAGGCGATGCACACGCCGTACATTTTCCCATCGGAAAACGGCCTGCGCTGCCACACCCGCGAACTGCGCTACGGCGACTGGCTTATCGAGGGCGATTTCCATTTCGGCATCGGCCGCTACAGCCTGCAACAGTTGATGGATTGCACCCACCAGCACCTGTTGCAGCCGGAGCCAGGCACCTGGCTCAATCTCGACGGCTTCCACATGGGAATCGGCGGCGACGACTCCTGGAGCCCAAGTGTCGCACCGGATTTCCTACTGACCACCCCCCGCTACCGTTACCAGCTGCAATTGCGGCTGCAATAA
- a CDS encoding LacI family DNA-binding transcriptional regulator, translating into MKAKPVTLNDVAAYAGVSYQTVSRVLNQAPHVSDRTREKVEQAMTALHYIPNRVAQQLARRSATTIGLATIDLSLHAPSQIAAAIKTTASELGFNVVISMLRAADGNDVQRAVNELLAQRVDGVIINVPLEQAAAEQIHQLCATTPALFLDTAPTANLPSVIFDPHQGTRLAIDHLVALGHRRIALLAGPQSSVSARLRYEGWQQALAAHLLTPCATAEGDWSASAGYQQAHLLLANSVRPTAIAVANDQMALGVLRAIHEYGLRVPEQISVIGFDDTRDSAYFQPPLTTIRQDFRQLGRESVNRLLECLQHPHTLAPLRLKTTLIPRQTTAAWQPYTLSPQDVAQQLITLARQLQR; encoded by the coding sequence ATGAAAGCGAAACCAGTAACGCTCAATGACGTGGCGGCTTACGCCGGTGTGTCGTACCAGACCGTCTCCCGAGTGCTGAATCAGGCGCCTCATGTCTCAGACCGCACCCGGGAAAAAGTGGAGCAGGCGATGACCGCACTTCACTACATCCCCAACCGGGTAGCCCAGCAACTGGCGCGCCGCAGCGCCACCACCATCGGTCTGGCGACCATCGACCTGTCGCTGCATGCCCCCTCCCAAATTGCCGCCGCCATTAAAACCACCGCCAGCGAACTGGGATTTAACGTGGTGATCTCCATGTTACGCGCCGCCGACGGCAATGACGTTCAGCGCGCCGTCAATGAACTGCTGGCGCAACGGGTGGACGGCGTGATAATCAACGTGCCGCTGGAACAGGCGGCGGCGGAGCAAATCCACCAGTTGTGCGCCACCACGCCGGCGCTGTTTCTCGACACCGCCCCCACCGCCAACCTGCCGAGCGTGATATTCGACCCGCATCAGGGCACCAGGCTGGCTATCGATCATCTGGTGGCGCTGGGCCATCGCCGGATCGCATTGCTTGCCGGCCCGCAAAGCTCAGTGTCCGCCCGGCTGCGTTACGAAGGCTGGCAACAGGCGCTGGCCGCCCACCTGCTGACGCCCTGCGCGACTGCGGAAGGAGACTGGAGCGCCAGCGCCGGTTATCAGCAGGCGCATCTGCTGCTGGCGAACTCGGTTCGTCCGACCGCCATTGCCGTCGCCAACGACCAAATGGCGCTGGGCGTGCTACGAGCCATCCACGAATATGGCCTGCGCGTACCGGAGCAGATCTCGGTGATCGGTTTTGACGACACCCGCGACAGCGCCTATTTCCAGCCGCCGTTGACCACCATCCGCCAGGACTTCCGGCAACTGGGCCGGGAAAGCGTCAACCGGCTGCTGGAGTGCCTGCAACACCCGCACACCCTCGCCCCGCTGCGGCTGAAAACTACGCTGATCCCCCGTCAGACCACCGCTGCCTGGCAGCCCTACACCTTATCGCCGCAGGATGTCGCACAACAGCTGATTACGCTGGCGCGGCAATTACAACGCTAA
- a CDS encoding aspartate/glutamate racemase family protein: MNPVVGILGGMGPGATVDAMQKLIRQTPARKDQEHIPMIAVSIPDIPDRTQCILNHSASPLKKMVEYLKILEKAGATCIIIPCNTAHYWFEDLKRHTELEMISIIDATCQQVAEQRVRHVAILATTATVRGEIYQHALAGQQVRCTLPTDEQQDAVMSSIYAYKAGDVAQARALLLPVVASLRQRGVEKIILGCTELPLILEPEAVAEPDAYLDATDALIKKTIAWYYQQITHPPVAA; this comes from the coding sequence GTGAATCCTGTAGTCGGCATTCTTGGCGGCATGGGACCCGGTGCGACCGTGGATGCCATGCAAAAACTCATCCGGCAGACTCCGGCCAGAAAGGATCAGGAACATATTCCGATGATCGCGGTTTCTATCCCGGATATTCCCGATCGCACCCAGTGTATTCTCAATCACAGCGCCTCACCGCTGAAGAAAATGGTGGAGTACCTGAAAATTCTGGAGAAAGCCGGCGCCACCTGCATCATCATTCCCTGCAACACCGCGCATTACTGGTTTGAGGATTTGAAGCGGCATACCGAGTTGGAGATGATCAGCATTATTGACGCCACCTGTCAGCAAGTGGCTGAACAGCGCGTTCGTCACGTTGCCATTCTGGCCACCACCGCCACCGTACGCGGCGAAATTTATCAGCACGCCCTGGCCGGTCAGCAGGTGCGCTGTACATTACCGACCGACGAGCAGCAGGATGCGGTAATGAGCAGCATCTATGCCTACAAAGCGGGCGACGTCGCGCAAGCTCGCGCGCTGTTGTTGCCGGTGGTCGCCTCGCTGCGGCAACGGGGCGTGGAGAAAATCATTCTGGGCTGCACCGAACTGCCGCTGATTCTGGAACCGGAAGCCGTCGCCGAGCCAGACGCCTATCTGGATGCCACCGATGCGCTGATCAAAAAAACCATCGCCTGGTATTACCAACAAATCACGCATCCACCGGTCGCGGCGTAA
- the hypT gene encoding hypochlorite stress DNA-binding transcriptional regulator HypT, whose translation MLNNIETKWLYDFIALEEHRSFTLAAETRNISQSSFSRRIRALEEAVGFDIFDRSAQPLQLTEQGKIFHAHIRNTLDDLEYQIHKLHGGSHYKNKITIAAAHSLSVFVMPELLKTVPDRQEKIFYVESIDVDDAVRNLKEGRSDFIFSFYNEELMSEPFRHTRIMDSTLYPVCACDAAGKPLFDIRAVGLPLLNYTDTSYMGRQVNRYLATLAPERFTVSFVSSMSDLLKRMVKQGHGIAWLPDYSIRDELAHKELTVLKLDQAVMKMQVYLYRLDARLNVASESFWRAMTAPRSTQ comes from the coding sequence ATGCTGAATAACATTGAAACCAAATGGTTATACGATTTTATCGCCCTGGAGGAGCACCGCAGTTTTACGCTGGCGGCCGAGACGCGCAATATTTCCCAGTCGTCATTCAGCCGACGGATCCGGGCGCTGGAAGAGGCGGTAGGGTTCGATATTTTCGACCGCAGCGCTCAGCCGTTGCAACTGACCGAACAGGGCAAGATTTTTCACGCCCATATCCGCAACACCCTTGACGATCTGGAATACCAGATTCACAAACTGCACGGCGGCAGCCATTACAAGAACAAGATCACGATTGCGGCGGCGCACTCGCTGTCGGTGTTTGTGATGCCCGAGTTGCTCAAAACCGTGCCAGACCGGCAGGAGAAAATTTTCTATGTCGAATCCATCGATGTGGATGATGCGGTACGTAATCTTAAAGAAGGGCGCAGCGATTTCATTTTCTCGTTTTACAACGAGGAACTGATGTCGGAACCGTTTCGCCATACCCGCATCATGGATTCTACCCTGTACCCGGTGTGCGCCTGCGATGCGGCCGGCAAACCGTTGTTTGATATCCGCGCCGTCGGGCTGCCGCTGCTCAACTACACCGACACCAGCTACATGGGGCGTCAGGTCAACCGCTATCTTGCCACTCTGGCGCCCGAGCGTTTTACCGTGAGCTTTGTCTCCTCAATGAGCGATTTGCTCAAGCGGATGGTGAAGCAGGGCCACGGCATCGCCTGGCTGCCGGACTACTCCATCCGCGATGAACTGGCGCATAAGGAACTGACCGTACTGAAGCTGGATCAGGCGGTGATGAAGATGCAGGTGTATCTGTACCGGTTGGATGCGCGACTCAACGTAGCGTCGGAGTCATTCTGGCGGGCGATGACGGCGCCGCGTTCGACGCAATAA
- a CDS encoding dicarboxylate/amino acid:cation symporter — protein sequence MQRQKLLIQIMLAIVLGILIGWACHNYLDGARAKEVASYFNMVTDIFLRLIKMIIAPLVFATLVSGLASMGNSSAVGRVGLKAMTWFVTASFLSLLIGMMLANFFQPGTGMNLVAPVNHVTTGLNTDGFTLKNFISHIFPKSIVEAMANNEILQILVFSLFFGSALAYVKHHNKQANFILSTIEELAKVMFRVTDYVMALAPIAVFAAIGSAITTQGLGLIYDFGKLIGEFYLGLALLWAVLFLVGYAFLGRSIAVLARLIREPTMLAFATASSESAYPKTMDALTRFGVPKKITSFVLPLGYSFNLDGSMMYQSFAILFIAQAYNIDLSLTQQILILLTLMITSKGMAGVARASVVVVAATLPMFSLPEAGILLILGIDQFLDMGRTATNVIGNSISTAVVASLEKGITDDEEETGVEVVLQQVRQDA from the coding sequence ATGCAAAGGCAGAAGTTATTAATACAGATAATGCTGGCGATCGTGCTCGGTATTCTGATTGGCTGGGCATGCCACAACTATCTGGACGGCGCCCGTGCCAAAGAGGTGGCGTCTTACTTTAATATGGTTACCGACATCTTCCTGCGTCTGATCAAGATGATCATCGCGCCGCTGGTGTTCGCCACTCTGGTCTCCGGTCTGGCCAGCATGGGTAACTCTTCTGCCGTGGGCCGCGTCGGCCTGAAAGCTATGACCTGGTTCGTTACCGCGTCTTTCCTGTCGCTGCTGATCGGCATGATGCTGGCGAACTTCTTCCAGCCGGGCACCGGCATGAATCTGGTCGCCCCGGTTAACCATGTCACCACCGGTCTAAATACCGATGGTTTCACACTGAAAAACTTCATCAGCCATATCTTCCCGAAAAGCATCGTGGAAGCGATGGCTAACAACGAGATCCTGCAGATTCTGGTGTTCTCACTGTTCTTCGGTTCTGCGCTGGCTTACGTTAAACACCATAACAAACAGGCCAACTTCATTCTGTCCACCATCGAAGAACTGGCCAAAGTGATGTTCCGCGTGACCGACTACGTGATGGCGCTGGCGCCGATCGCCGTATTCGCCGCCATTGGTTCCGCCATCACCACTCAGGGTCTGGGCCTGATCTACGACTTCGGCAAGCTGATCGGCGAGTTCTATCTCGGCCTGGCACTGCTGTGGGCGGTGCTGTTCCTGGTAGGTTACGCGTTCCTCGGCCGTTCCATCGCGGTGCTGGCCCGTCTGATTCGCGAACCCACCATGCTGGCATTCGCTACCGCCAGCAGCGAGTCAGCTTACCCGAAAACCATGGATGCCCTGACGCGTTTCGGCGTGCCGAAGAAGATCACCAGCTTTGTATTGCCGCTGGGTTACTCCTTCAATCTGGACGGCTCCATGATGTATCAGTCGTTCGCAATCCTGTTCATCGCTCAGGCGTACAACATTGACCTGAGCCTGACCCAGCAGATCCTGATCCTGCTGACGCTGATGATCACCAGTAAAGGCATGGCCGGCGTCGCGCGCGCCTCCGTGGTGGTTGTGGCCGCCACGCTGCCGATGTTCAGCCTGCCGGAAGCCGGTATCCTGCTGATTCTGGGTATCGACCAGTTCCTGGATATGGGCCGCACCGCGACCAACGTTATCGGCAACAGTATCTCGACCGCCGTGGTGGCCAGTCTGGAAAAAGGCATCACCGACGACGAGGAAGAGACCGGGGTGGAAGTGGTGCTTCAACAGGTCAGACAGGACGCCTGA